From Thermoflexus hugenholtzii JAD2:
GCATAGGGGCCCGTCAAACAGCCCAATGGGCGTCGAGAGAGCGCGCGGGGTCCAAAAGATCGGCGGGGGCTGAGCCCGGCCCAGCCCCCGCCACGGCGGAGAACCGGTGCGGGGATTCACGGCTCTGTCTCGATCACGATCACGGTGTCCGCCACCAGGGAGCCATCGGGCTGCTCGAACCCGGAGAGATAAACCGAGGAGCCGGGCTTTGGATCCCCGATCACCTCCGTGGTAGGAAGGACGAACACCCGGCGTCCATCGATCTGATAGCCATCCGTCCGCACCTGCTCCAGCGTGCTCTCCCACTCCCGCTCCGCGCCCGGGCGGCGCAGGACCTCCAGGACCTCTGCCTCGATCGAGCCGTCCGGGCGAGCGATCCCGACCACCGTCACGTAGACCCCGACCGGCAGCGGGCCCTCCGCGTCCGCTTCCGGGCTTACATGCACCCGATGACCGTCCACCTGATAGCCTCCCGGGATGACCGCGGTGATCCGGCCCTCCAGCGTCATCGCCTCCCCGGAGGGCTCCTCGATGGGGGACGGGCGCGGCGGCGAGGCCGGAGGGCGCGCCACCGTCCCCTGACCTCCCGTCCGGCCGGGTGGCGGCGCGGTCGGCCGGCTTCCTTCCGGGAGCCGCTCTCCCGGGATGCCCCGGGCGCAAGCGGAGAACAGGATCCCGATGGAGAACAGAAGCATCCATATCCATAGGGGGAACGCTCGGCTCACCTTACCCTCCTTGCCCTCTGGATTGTGGAGATCCCGGGGGTGTGGCGCCGCCACACCCCCGCCACGAGGGCCTGCTGCTGATGCCCGGGGTCACGGCCGCCGGGTGGGGGCAGGGCCCTTGCCAGGGCCTTTTTCGGGACCCTGAGTAGGCTTCGGGGCCCGCGGCGAGCGGGCGACCACCAGCCGGGCCAGCCAGCTCCCATCGGGCTGGCCCACCACCCACACGGTGATGGCATCCCCCACCTGCAAGTCCCCCAGGGTAGCATGGGGACGGCCGGGGATCCGGATGCGCGTGTGCTCATCGGTCCTCACAGAGACCGTCTCACCGCTTCGGGTTTGGATGATCAGGGTGGTCCCTTCGATCCCCTGGAGGGTGCCCTGGAAGAGATGGCGTGGGCGATGGGAGACGACCCGTCCGGCCAGGAACGTGCCCTGGACGAAGTGCC
This genomic window contains:
- a CDS encoding DUF5666 domain-containing protein, whose amino-acid sequence is MSRAFPLWIWMLLFSIGILFSACARGIPGERLPEGSRPTAPPPGRTGGQGTVARPPASPPRPSPIEEPSGEAMTLEGRITAVIPGGYQVDGHRVHVSPEADAEGPLPVGVYVTVVGIARPDGSIEAEVLEVLRRPGAEREWESTLEQVRTDGYQIDGRRVFVLPTTEVIGDPKPGSSVYLSGFEQPDGSLVADTVIVIETEP